One genomic segment of Francisella persica ATCC VR-331 includes these proteins:
- a CDS encoding Hsp20/alpha crystallin family protein: MSKEIRYNPFELKHSINDLFDNFFSFPKNYKDERYLENINLDIIEDEGSYNVTADLAGVEEKDIDIELDKNKLYIKAKREHLHKDKKHHVQERYYGEFQRSINLPDNIDSDKIEAKYNNGILSLNIPKKEKDNTTKKISIKS, encoded by the coding sequence ATGAGTAAAGAAATTAGATATAATCCATTTGAACTAAAACATTCTATCAATGATCTTTTTGATAATTTTTTTAGTTTCCCTAAAAATTATAAAGATGAAAGATATTTAGAAAATATAAATCTAGATATCATTGAAGATGAAGGTTCTTATAATGTCACTGCAGATTTAGCAGGAGTAGAAGAGAAAGATATAGATATAGAACTAGATAAAAATAAACTATATATAAAAGCAAAGCGCGAACACTTACACAAAGATAAAAAGCACCATGTACAAGAACGTTATTATGGCGAGTTTCAACGTAGTATAAATCTACCTGATAATATAGATAGTGATAAGATAGAAGCTAAGTATAATAATGGTATATTAAGCTTAAATATTCCTAAAAAAGAAAAAGATAACACTACTAAAAAAATATCAATAAAATCTTAG